A genomic segment from Candidatus Zixiibacteriota bacterium encodes:
- a CDS encoding nuclear transport factor 2 family protein, which translates to MKHLITVMFVLGFSLTQLSCARHEAFDEVQVRKSIEEANAKYSEAIRQGNVDGAVALYTDDATMVPPDGEIVKGKQAIEELYKKFFQMGV; encoded by the coding sequence ATGAAACACTTAATTACAGTAATGTTCGTGCTGGGTTTTTCTCTTACTCAGCTCTCTTGTGCAAGGCATGAGGCTTTCGATGAAGTGCAGGTTCGGAAGTCCATTGAAGAGGCGAATGCTAAGTACAGCGAAGCGATACGACAGGGTAATGTGGATGGCGCAGTTGCCTTGTACACGGATGACGCCACCATGGTCCCGCCTGACGGTGAGATAGTTAAGGGAAAACAGGCGATCGAGGAATTGTATAAGAAATTCTTCCAGATGGGAGT
- the dnaN gene encoding DNA polymerase III subunit beta: MKLTILKSKLLSALQDIVSVIPSKTTLPILSHILIEADDSKIKLAATDLDISMTTTLEAKVTKKGEITVPAKTFTDIIRESPETQIEISAADNRMELKINHGVYKLPGLPVDEFPKLPTVNLSKEIKIAGQDLCRMIKRTIYAVSTDETRPALNGILWQTKGENIQMVATDGHRLAKFSQKNKKLKGLHEDVIVPPKILGVLTRLIGDQEKEVGLIFEENSLVFDLGDTILSTRLIEGPYPSYEQVIPKDNDKKLIVEKELLANTVKRVSILSNLLTHQVKFSLKKDILELSSANFDMGGEAKEKIPCDYKNEDLDLGYNAQYILDALKQIDGDEVMFELSTPVSAGMVYSTQKKEDEEYLCLIMPLRLVE; this comes from the coding sequence ATGAAGTTGACAATCTTAAAAAGCAAGTTGCTCTCCGCCTTACAGGATATCGTAAGCGTTATTCCCAGCAAGACCACTTTGCCGATTTTATCACACATTCTCATAGAGGCGGATGATTCCAAGATCAAATTGGCGGCTACGGATTTGGATATATCGATGACCACCACCCTGGAAGCAAAAGTGACAAAAAAGGGCGAGATAACGGTCCCGGCAAAAACCTTTACCGATATAATCCGGGAATCGCCTGAAACCCAGATCGAGATCAGTGCGGCTGATAACCGGATGGAGCTTAAGATAAATCACGGTGTTTATAAACTTCCAGGTTTACCAGTGGATGAATTTCCCAAACTACCCACAGTCAATCTATCCAAAGAGATAAAGATAGCCGGTCAGGACCTCTGCAGGATGATAAAAAGAACCATCTATGCGGTTTCAACTGATGAGACCAGGCCAGCGTTAAACGGGATTTTGTGGCAGACCAAAGGCGAGAATATCCAGATGGTGGCCACAGATGGTCATCGTCTGGCAAAATTTTCCCAGAAAAATAAAAAGCTCAAAGGCCTGCATGAGGATGTGATAGTACCTCCAAAGATCCTGGGAGTTCTGACCAGACTGATCGGAGACCAGGAAAAAGAAGTAGGGCTCATCTTTGAGGAAAACAGTTTAGTCTTCGATTTGGGAGACACGATTCTGTCGACCCGGCTGATAGAGGGACCTTATCCCAGTTACGAACAGGTCATACCAAAGGATAATGATAAAAAATTAATCGTGGAAAAAGAGCTTTTAGCTAACACCGTAAAAAGGGTTTCCATACTTTCCAATCTCTTAACCCATCAGGTAAAATTCTCCTTAAAAAAAGATATTTTGGAGCTTTCCTCTGCCAATTTCGATATGGGCGGAGAGGCAAAGGAGAAAATCCCCTGCGATTACAAAAATGAGGATTTGGATTTAGGTTACAATGCCCAGTATATCCTGGATGCTCTCAAGCAGATAGATGGGGATGAGGTCATGTTTGAGCTATCCACTCCGGTCTCAGCCGGAATGGTCTACTCAACTCAGAAAAAAGAAGACGAAGAATATCTCTGCCTGATAATGCCTCTGAGGTTAGTGGAGTAG